One segment of Paraburkholderia sp. PREW-6R DNA contains the following:
- a CDS encoding Flp family type IVb pilin, with product MKRFAKDERGVSAIEYAILAALIVGAVTAGAITMKGNITTLFATSNTKITSANTAAAR from the coding sequence TTTGCAAAGGACGAACGTGGCGTCAGCGCCATTGAGTATGCAATTCTCGCGGCATTGATCGTCGGTGCGGTAACGGCCGGCGCAATCACGATGAAGGGCAACATCACCACGCTGTTCGCCACGAGCAACACAAAGATCACGAGCGCAAACACTGCTGCTGCCCGGTAA